The Polaribacter tangerinus genome has a segment encoding these proteins:
- a CDS encoding Crp/Fnr family transcriptional regulator — protein sequence MSNSEIQEIYKGVLFSDEELSFIGKKIKKIEFKKGAILIENNKKVTHQYFVAEGCLRSYFTDQKGKEYTLQFAIKDWWISDFTALFTGKKSIMTIEVLENAVLYQISRKDIEKLYVKYPRLETFFRQKLEHAFASFQKRILADLSKTAKEKYLLFQETYPNIEQCVKNYHIASYLGITSESLSRIRKSLTSKN from the coding sequence ATGAGCAATTCAGAAATTCAAGAGATTTATAAAGGGGTGCTCTTTTCTGATGAAGAACTTTCTTTTATTGGTAAAAAAATAAAAAAAATTGAATTTAAAAAAGGAGCCATTCTAATAGAAAATAATAAGAAAGTTACGCACCAATATTTTGTTGCAGAAGGCTGTTTAAGATCTTACTTTACCGACCAAAAAGGGAAAGAATACACCTTGCAATTTGCTATAAAAGATTGGTGGATTAGCGATTTTACAGCTCTTTTTACTGGTAAAAAATCAATTATGACAATTGAGGTATTAGAAAATGCTGTACTTTATCAAATCTCCAGAAAAGACATAGAAAAATTGTATGTCAAATACCCCAGATTAGAAACTTTTTTTAGACAAAAACTAGAACATGCTTTTGCTAGTTTTCAAAAAAGAATTTTAGCAGATCTTTCTAAAACTGCCAAAGAAAAATATTTACTTTTTCAAGAGACATATCCTAACATAGAGCAATGTGTAAAAAATTACCATATTGCCTCTTATTTAGGTATTACCAGTGAAAGTTTAAGTAGAATTAGAAAAAGTTTAACTTCTAAAAATTAA
- a CDS encoding thiamine diphosphokinase yields the protein MMKTTRVFLLLNGKLPQKIPNLSGYDIICATDGAYNYLKENNIVPDFIAGDFDSIKSLAQNIETFHTPNQNFTDFDKIVEILIQKGCTEIDVFGASGKEQDHFIGNLSTAIHYKNRLKMTFYDAHGYYFLAEQKVNITNCLHKTISLIPMSFVSEVYTEGLEYELVNEHLEMGKKIGTRNKAIKNNISINHTNGNLFVFVND from the coding sequence ATGATGAAAACAACACGAGTTTTTTTATTATTAAATGGTAAACTTCCTCAAAAAATACCCAACCTTTCTGGTTATGATATTATTTGTGCAACTGATGGTGCTTATAATTATTTGAAAGAAAATAATATTGTTCCGGATTTTATTGCAGGCGATTTTGACTCCATAAAAAGTTTGGCTCAAAATATCGAAACCTTTCACACGCCCAATCAAAACTTTACCGATTTTGATAAAATAGTTGAAATTTTAATACAAAAAGGGTGTACAGAAATTGATGTATTTGGCGCAAGCGGAAAAGAGCAAGATCATTTTATTGGTAATCTAAGTACTGCCATACATTACAAAAACAGGTTAAAAATGACTTTTTATGACGCACATGGATATTATTTTTTAGCAGAACAAAAAGTAAATATCACCAATTGTCTTCACAAAACTATTTCTTTAATTCCGATGTCTTTTGTTTCTGAAGTTTATACAGAAGGTTTAGAGTATGAACTTGTTAATGAACATTTAGAAATGGGGAAAAAAATTGGTACACGTAATAAAGCCATAAAAAATAACATCTCTATAAACCACACAAACGGAAATTTATTTGTGTTTGTAAATGACTAA
- a CDS encoding diphosphomevalonate/mevalonate 3,5-bisphosphate decarboxylase family protein: protein MNTAQFIPKSTTSNIKEATFTWKTPSNIALVKYWGKSNSQIPKNTSISFTLNNCHTITSVKFSKIDTVATVNFDLFFEGKPKEEFTPKIAEFFKRIANYCPYIFDYKMVIDSENSFPHSSGIASSASGLSAIAMCLMSLEKELYPEITSDFINKKASFLARLGSGSASRSIEGPLVVWGNHKDIPESSDLYGVRFPFKIHTIFKNYQDAILLVDKGEKQVSSTVGHNLMHQHPYASNRFLQANQNISKITKILSEGDIKAFVNLVESEALTLHAMMLMSNPYFILMKPNTLEIINKIWEYRAQHNSNVCFTLDAGANVHVLFPESEKKAIHKFIDSELAVFCQHKQYILDEVGLGAESL, encoded by the coding sequence TTGAATACAGCACAATTTATTCCAAAATCAACAACCTCAAATATTAAGGAAGCTACTTTTACCTGGAAAACGCCAAGTAATATTGCGTTGGTAAAATATTGGGGAAAGTCCAACTCTCAAATCCCTAAAAATACTTCTATTAGCTTTACTTTAAACAACTGCCATACAATTACATCTGTTAAGTTTAGTAAAATTGATACTGTAGCAACAGTAAATTTCGATTTGTTTTTTGAAGGAAAACCCAAAGAGGAATTTACGCCAAAAATTGCTGAATTTTTTAAACGAATTGCAAATTATTGTCCGTATATTTTTGATTATAAAATGGTTATTGATTCAGAGAATTCTTTTCCGCACTCCAGCGGAATTGCTTCTTCTGCTAGCGGATTAAGTGCTATTGCCATGTGTTTAATGAGTTTAGAAAAAGAGTTGTATCCAGAAATTACATCAGATTTTATTAATAAAAAAGCCTCTTTTTTAGCTCGCTTGGGCTCTGGTAGTGCAAGTAGAAGTATAGAAGGTCCTTTAGTTGTTTGGGGAAATCATAAGGATATTCCTGAGAGTTCCGATTTATACGGAGTACGTTTTCCGTTTAAAATACATACTATTTTTAAGAATTATCAGGATGCAATTTTGTTGGTAGACAAAGGAGAAAAGCAGGTTTCTAGTACTGTGGGGCATAATTTGATGCATCAACACCCATATGCATCAAACCGTTTTTTGCAAGCCAATCAAAATATATCTAAAATAACTAAAATATTATCAGAAGGAGATATCAAAGCTTTTGTAAATTTAGTAGAAAGTGAGGCATTAACATTGCATGCAATGATGCTTATGAGCAATCCTTATTTTATTTTAATGAAGCCAAATACACTAGAAATTATTAATAAAATTTGGGAGTATAGAGCTCAACACAACAGTAATGTTTGTTTTACTTTAGATGCAGGAGCTAATGTTCATGTATTATTTCCTGAAAGTGAAAAAAAGGCAATTCATAAATTTATAGATAGTGAATTGGCTGTTTTTTGCCAACATAAACAATACATTTTAGACGAGGTCGGTTTGGGGGCTGAAAGTTTATAA
- a CDS encoding toxin-antitoxin system YwqK family antitoxin produces the protein MKSIFLFLAFSLLFFSALVGQEKTWLDAQGNTVFEEDAVYFTFDKVKDSEKYAIVHYYKIGAIAEEFTMSFKNKEGKFIAYYVTGEVKTTGKYTNNLKDGVWKSYYRTGKIKEKGRYKNGEKVGVWKTFY, from the coding sequence ATGAAATCAATTTTTCTTTTTTTAGCGTTCAGTTTGTTGTTTTTTTCAGCATTAGTTGGTCAAGAAAAAACATGGTTAGATGCTCAAGGAAATACTGTGTTTGAAGAAGATGCCGTTTATTTTACTTTTGATAAAGTAAAAGATTCCGAAAAATATGCCATAGTTCATTATTATAAAATAGGAGCCATAGCGGAAGAATTTACCATGTCTTTTAAAAATAAAGAAGGTAAGTTTATTGCTTATTATGTAACAGGAGAAGTAAAAACTACAGGAAAATATACAAATAATTTAAAAGATGGAGTTTGGAAATCCTACTATAGAACTGGCAAAATCAAAGAAAAAGGGCGCTATAAGAATGGCGAAAAAGTAGGTGTTTGGAAAACTTTTTATTGA
- a CDS encoding mevalonate kinase family protein gives MKGPLFYAKILLFGEYGIIKDSKGLAIPFNAYRGALKTSKNLLGKSLISNQNLQKLHQYLANLNTELVQFNLEEFQQDIANGMYFDSSIPQGYGVGSSGALVASIYDKYATNKITVLENLTRDKLLNLKEIFGLMESFFHGKSSGLDPLNSYLSLPILINSKDNVEPAGIPSQKEGKGAVFLLDSEQIGETAPMVNIFMNKMKNEGFRKMISEEFSTTTDACIEDFLQGNVKSLFGNVKLLSKIVLKNFKPMIPKAFHKIWEQGIATNDYYLKLCGSGGGGYILGFTEDFTKAQKSLKDYKLELVYRF, from the coding sequence ATGAAAGGACCATTATTTTATGCCAAAATATTATTGTTTGGCGAATATGGAATAATAAAAGATTCTAAAGGATTGGCAATACCTTTTAATGCCTACAGAGGTGCATTAAAAACCTCAAAAAATCTTTTAGGAAAATCTCTTATCTCAAACCAAAATTTACAAAAACTACACCAATATTTAGCCAATTTAAATACCGAGCTGGTGCAGTTTAATTTAGAAGAGTTCCAGCAAGATATCGCAAACGGAATGTATTTCGATTCTTCTATACCACAAGGTTACGGAGTTGGTAGTTCAGGTGCTTTAGTAGCCTCTATTTACGATAAATATGCCACCAACAAAATAACTGTATTAGAGAATTTAACCCGAGACAAACTCTTAAATTTAAAAGAAATTTTCGGTTTAATGGAATCTTTTTTTCATGGCAAAAGTTCTGGTTTAGACCCTTTAAATAGTTACTTAAGTTTACCAATATTAATCAACTCTAAAGACAATGTCGAGCCAGCCGGAATTCCGTCTCAAAAAGAAGGTAAAGGAGCTGTTTTTTTATTGGACTCTGAGCAAATAGGAGAAACTGCACCTATGGTAAATATTTTTATGAATAAGATGAAAAATGAAGGTTTTAGAAAAATGATTAGCGAAGAATTTTCTACAACTACAGATGCTTGTATAGAAGATTTCTTGCAAGGCAACGTAAAATCTTTATTTGGTAATGTTAAATTACTCTCTAAAATAGTTCTAAAGAATTTTAAACCAATGATACCGAAAGCGTTTCATAAAATTTGGGAACAAGGTATAGCTACCAACGATTATTACTTAAAATTATGTGGTTCTGGTGGTGGCGGTTATATTTTAGGTTTTACAGAAGATTTTACCAAGGCTCAAAAAAGTTTAAAAGATTATAAGCTAGAATTAGTTTATAGATTTTAG
- a CDS encoding geranylgeranylglycerol-phosphate geranylgeranyltransferase, which translates to MKTPKFKRIILKFLSLFSVVRGYNILVLVVAQYLAAIFIFSPSTTLKDVVLDVHLFYLVAASVFVIAGGYIINAFYDVQIDKINKPVKVGLDSYVRQSTKLKLYFTLNFIGFFFGILVSWRAALFFAVYIFAIWLYSHKLKKNPLFGVFSAAILTILPFFAVFVHYNNYSKIIFVHAAFLFLVVLVRELLKDLENIKGAIANNYNTFSVVYGESKTKKVILFLLILTLIPVFILFNYAALSSMVYYFYFALAVLIFVGIYLWKSVSKDQFRLLHNILKILLFIGVLCLIFIDTSLLLEKVIDRLN; encoded by the coding sequence ATGAAAACCCCCAAATTCAAAAGAATAATACTAAAATTTTTAAGTTTATTCTCTGTAGTACGAGGATACAATATTCTTGTTTTGGTGGTTGCTCAATATTTAGCAGCAATTTTTATTTTCTCGCCTTCAACTACTTTAAAAGATGTTGTTTTAGATGTACACCTTTTTTATTTAGTTGCTGCCTCTGTTTTTGTAATAGCTGGTGGCTATATAATTAATGCTTTTTATGATGTTCAGATAGACAAAATAAACAAACCAGTAAAAGTTGGTTTAGATAGTTATGTACGCCAGTCTACAAAATTGAAACTCTATTTTACACTTAATTTTATTGGTTTTTTCTTTGGTATATTGGTTTCTTGGAGGGCGGCCTTGTTTTTTGCAGTGTACATATTTGCAATATGGCTATATTCTCATAAGCTAAAAAAGAACCCGTTATTTGGTGTTTTTTCTGCAGCTATTCTTACCATTTTGCCTTTCTTTGCTGTTTTTGTACACTACAATAATTATTCAAAAATTATTTTTGTTCATGCAGCCTTTCTTTTTTTAGTAGTTTTAGTAAGAGAATTATTAAAAGATTTAGAAAACATTAAGGGAGCCATTGCAAACAATTATAATACTTTTTCGGTAGTTTATGGAGAGAGTAAGACCAAAAAAGTCATTCTTTTTTTATTGATACTAACACTTATACCTGTCTTTATTTTATTTAATTACGCTGCTCTAAGTTCTATGGTTTATTACTTTTATTTTGCGCTTGCTGTACTAATTTTTGTAGGAATATATCTATGGAAATCTGTTTCAAAAGACCAATTTAGACTATTGCATAACATTCTTAAAATACTTTTATTTATAGGTGTTTTGTGTTTAATTTTTATTGATACTTCTCTGTTGTTAGAGAAAGTAATTGACAGATTGAATTAA
- a CDS encoding pseudouridine synthase has product MKSHKNSSRGRQEGKSKSPLSRKSNTTKKSSPLGRKPVQKSTNKVSATKKVSESEGIRLNKYIANSGICSRREADTYIEHGSVEVNGKLVTEMGYKVQPDDVVRFDGTTISPEQKRYILLNKPKNYITTMDDDRGRKTVMELVANASKERIYPVGRLDRNTTGLLLFTNDGELAKKLTHPKHNVRKLYHASLDRKLELKDLEKLRGEVIIEGKKVFIDAVSYVEGQSKTEVGIEIHSGRNRIVRKIFEHVGYKVTKLDRVIFAELTKKNLPRGRWRSLTNQEVNNLQMLK; this is encoded by the coding sequence ATGAAATCACATAAAAACTCGTCGAGAGGACGACAAGAAGGTAAAAGTAAATCTCCTCTTAGCAGAAAAAGTAACACCACTAAAAAAAGCTCTCCTCTAGGAAGAAAGCCTGTTCAAAAAAGTACAAATAAAGTATCTGCTACCAAAAAAGTAAGTGAATCCGAAGGAATTCGTTTAAATAAATATATTGCAAACTCTGGTATTTGTTCTCGTAGAGAGGCAGATACTTATATAGAGCATGGTAGTGTTGAGGTAAATGGAAAATTAGTTACAGAAATGGGCTATAAAGTTCAGCCAGATGATGTAGTACGATTTGACGGAACCACCATTTCACCAGAGCAAAAAAGATATATATTGTTGAATAAGCCTAAAAATTATATTACCACTATGGATGATGATAGGGGTAGAAAAACGGTTATGGAATTGGTAGCAAATGCTTCTAAAGAAAGAATATATCCGGTGGGTCGTTTAGATAGAAATACCACTGGTTTACTATTGTTTACCAACGATGGTGAGTTGGCAAAAAAATTAACACATCCAAAACACAACGTACGTAAATTATACCATGCGTCTTTAGACAGAAAATTAGAGCTAAAGGATTTAGAAAAGTTGAGGGGAGAAGTAATCATAGAAGGTAAAAAGGTTTTTATTGATGCTGTTTCTTATGTAGAAGGACAGTCAAAAACAGAAGTAGGTATAGAAATACATTCTGGTAGAAATAGAATTGTACGTAAAATATTCGAACACGTTGGTTATAAAGTGACTAAACTAGACAGAGTAATTTTTGCAGAACTTACAAAAAAGAACTTGCCAAGAGGCAGATGGAGATCACTAACAAATCAAGAGGTTAATAATCTTCAAATGCTGAAGTAA
- a CDS encoding helix-turn-helix domain-containing protein, whose protein sequence is MSFFFTNQKNNFKEFSNYIGVPEYKVRLYLKSENTSYIDLKNKVRLNIAKNLLAETKLTYSLDHIAEKSGFATRSNFFTIFKKYEKCSPREYVKS, encoded by the coding sequence ATGAGCTTTTTTTTTACAAATCAAAAAAATAATTTTAAAGAATTTAGCAACTATATTGGTGTGCCAGAATATAAGGTTCGCTTGTATTTAAAATCTGAAAACACTAGCTACATCGATTTGAAAAATAAAGTTCGGTTAAACATTGCAAAAAACTTACTTGCAGAAACCAAATTAACATATAGCTTAGATCATATTGCAGAAAAATCTGGCTTTGCTACACGGTCTAACTTTTTTACAATCTTTAAGAAATACGAAAAATGTTCTCCTAGAGAATATGTAAAATCTTAG
- a CDS encoding gliding motility-associated C-terminal domain-containing protein: protein MSTLKNNFHSIYHESILLDILDYNSSLIKEKIQNNLQLSVSNGVTKSTVEYKITINKVSGFYGGISFVDEPLTLTFQNVNPENVSLLRTNIHQIVFPNGNNVRVTLGTIIDNLPLDDLTSNSLGIASAPAGIFVGTATQTSYTCDGFFINSFSGTPPTDSKDRLTTTWSSLATGGSTSQCISQMFTISNKKLNITPQRATSGGVWGSIETQNSLNITSTPVTTAYVGQEYVSPIIATSSTNNPIQFTTNGTLPNFLSLSTEGSTKGVQIGSSPIANASAVASDSNGNYYVAQFSSDGIFKITPDGTVTNWATKTQLNATVYGGAVVVDNYLYVGYRNNSLRKGGLMRYDITSANPTGEDVVPLGDAVFFNLTYNNGFIYVGDYNRGKILKVDINNNFTISDVVDVRNASGCAFDSSGTMYITSPDGKKVWKYTTSGQLIDVGITFTNFVFDVEIDAFDNIYLGFRDLGIRKYTPDFSSYETIDNSTFRSIWGISLSSTGVLSWAPTSANKAFQLQTGITIKGTPSLEDIGTYTISTKVADGVLSLDDVYTLNVYGPATITGFSDINKTVTDSNFNLTAPTSNSAGAFTYTSSDENVVKISGDEVTIIGEGVATITAKQEANGLYLETETTATITVISTFVNVSNTELPTFTSCFGSNSTEQTISVSGGSLTTDVLVNAPTGFEVSLTSGSDFSSSLNISPTSGTLSATTVYVRTNDAAASGSISGNLTISSTGVTSKTVALSATINIVPQPLSISNSLCDAAGLEWVDWKSVSASTGRGVLFGDVDVTVTHSNSGLKTTPRMYGHTTFPSEYNVPNTTTIRNDFAGTFTIGFSKPVTNPQVAFSSIGNPATPVGISTSVPYQQIWSNAAMTFTDSSNMTGREGFTIVSFPGTHSSLTFNYLADEIYCNMAFGAENPSCSNIQICEGESVTLTASGGSSYLWSPATGLDTTTGNKVVASPTVTTTYSVIDTSNSCAEPTTVLVTVNSAATAPTVVSTQSLCASNTVSDLQATLANDHTLEWYASASGGSPLQNSLPLTLGSTYYAQAVNASGCESSRVAVKVIDDISPTIITKDITVELDSLGKATISADQIDNGSSDNCKIVSRTVTPNSFTRSEIGANTVTLTVTDGYGNVSTQTATVTIKETLPPLVKTKDITVQLNISGNITIQPSDVDNGSSDLYGISDISVTPSSFNCSNVGNNTVVLSVTSISGITATKTAIVKVEDKMAPIIATKDIVVQLDINGNATIQASDVNNNSSDNCTIATTVVSPNSFTSTDVGVNTVILTVTDSQGNKATKTAMVTVEDKLKPLVVTKNINVELDADGKAVIKASDIDNGSSDNSAIQSITVSPSSFDCSNIGVNTVTLTVTDVHGNVATKTAIVEVTSNGVDTDNDGVKDNCDPDDDNDGTPDTDDAFPLDDKEDKDTDNDGIGDNSDSDIDGDGINNDKDADVDGDGILDNGEDTDGDGVNDDNDPDIDGDGINNDEDVDVNGDGILDNGTDNDGDGINDAGDTDDDNDGVLDSTDNCQFVYNPGQEDRDYDGKGDVCDTQEINISEAFTPNGDGKNDRWMIYNIENYPNNMVKVFNRWGQQIYAKKGYQNTWDGSHKGNGATAVVNGASYYYQIDLDGDGMVDYQGWIYITQ from the coding sequence TTGAGTACTCTCAAAAACAACTTTCACTCAATATATCATGAGAGTATTCTGTTAGATATTTTAGATTACAATTCTTCTTTAATTAAAGAAAAAATACAAAATAATCTTCAATTATCAGTATCAAATGGCGTAACTAAGTCTACCGTTGAATATAAGATAACTATAAATAAAGTATCTGGCTTTTATGGAGGCATTTCTTTTGTTGATGAGCCACTTACACTTACCTTCCAAAATGTAAATCCAGAGAATGTAAGTTTGTTACGTACAAATATTCATCAAATTGTTTTTCCTAATGGTAATAATGTTCGGGTAACTTTGGGTACCATAATAGATAATCTTCCCTTAGATGATTTAACAAGTAATAGTTTAGGTATTGCATCAGCCCCAGCTGGTATATTTGTTGGAACTGCAACTCAAACAAGTTATACTTGTGATGGGTTTTTCATTAATAGTTTTAGTGGAACACCTCCCACAGACTCTAAAGATAGACTAACAACAACTTGGAGCTCATTAGCTACCGGAGGCTCCACATCTCAATGTATATCACAAATGTTTACAATTTCTAATAAGAAATTAAACATAACACCTCAAAGAGCCACTTCAGGTGGAGTTTGGGGTTCAATCGAAACTCAAAACTCTTTAAATATTACCTCAACTCCTGTAACAACTGCGTATGTAGGTCAAGAATATGTGTCGCCAATAATAGCTACATCTAGCACCAACAATCCAATACAATTTACTACAAATGGTACGTTACCGAACTTTTTATCTTTAAGTACAGAAGGTTCAACTAAAGGTGTTCAAATCGGTAGCTCTCCAATAGCAAATGCTTCAGCTGTAGCTTCAGATTCTAATGGTAACTATTATGTTGCTCAATTTAGCTCAGATGGAATATTTAAAATAACCCCAGATGGTACAGTAACAAATTGGGCAACTAAAACTCAATTGAATGCAACTGTTTATGGTGGTGCAGTAGTGGTAGACAATTATTTATATGTTGGTTACAGAAATAACTCGCTAAGAAAAGGAGGGTTAATGAGATATGATATTACATCAGCAAACCCTACAGGTGAGGATGTTGTTCCTTTAGGCGATGCCGTTTTTTTTAACTTAACGTATAACAATGGCTTTATATATGTTGGCGATTATAACAGAGGTAAAATCTTAAAAGTAGATATAAATAATAATTTCACTATTTCTGATGTGGTAGATGTAAGAAATGCATCTGGTTGTGCTTTTGATAGTTCAGGTACAATGTATATTACCTCTCCAGATGGGAAAAAGGTATGGAAATACACTACAAGTGGTCAGTTGATAGATGTTGGTATTACATTTACAAATTTTGTTTTTGATGTTGAAATTGATGCTTTTGACAATATTTATTTAGGTTTTAGAGATTTAGGTATAAGAAAGTATACGCCCGATTTTAGTTCTTATGAGACGATTGATAACAGTACATTTAGGTCTATTTGGGGAATATCTTTAAGTAGTACAGGTGTTTTATCCTGGGCGCCAACATCAGCTAACAAAGCTTTTCAGTTACAAACGGGTATTACAATAAAAGGAACCCCTTCTTTGGAAGATATAGGTACATATACAATATCAACAAAAGTTGCAGACGGTGTTTTAAGTTTAGATGATGTGTATACTTTAAACGTTTACGGGCCTGCAACAATAACTGGTTTTTCTGATATAAATAAAACCGTAACTGACTCAAATTTTAATTTAACAGCACCAACTTCAAATAGTGCAGGAGCTTTTACTTACACTAGTAGCGATGAAAATGTGGTGAAAATTTCAGGTGATGAAGTTACTATAATTGGTGAGGGTGTTGCAACAATAACTGCAAAACAAGAAGCTAACGGTTTATATTTAGAAACTGAGACTACTGCAACAATAACAGTTATTTCTACATTTGTTAACGTATCAAATACCGAATTACCAACCTTTACCTCATGTTTTGGCTCTAATTCAACAGAACAAACAATATCTGTGTCAGGAGGATCATTAACTACTGATGTGTTAGTTAATGCACCAACAGGTTTTGAGGTAAGTTTAACTTCTGGCTCAGATTTTAGTAGTTCTTTAAATATTTCGCCTACAAGCGGAACTTTATCAGCAACTACCGTGTATGTAAGAACCAATGATGCGGCTGCATCAGGGAGTATTTCAGGTAATTTAACAATATCTTCAACAGGTGTTACTTCTAAGACAGTAGCATTATCTGCTACCATTAATATAGTACCGCAACCTTTATCAATTAGCAATTCATTATGTGATGCTGCTGGTTTAGAGTGGGTAGATTGGAAGTCTGTATCTGCATCTACTGGTCGAGGGGTATTGTTTGGAGATGTAGATGTTACCGTAACACATTCTAACAGTGGTTTAAAAACTACTCCTAGAATGTATGGTCATACAACCTTTCCATCAGAATACAATGTACCGAATACAACTACCATAAGAAATGATTTTGCAGGTACTTTTACCATAGGTTTTAGCAAACCAGTTACCAATCCTCAAGTAGCCTTTTCAAGTATTGGAAACCCTGCAACACCAGTTGGTATTTCAACCTCAGTTCCTTACCAGCAAATATGGAGTAATGCAGCTATGACTTTTACAGACAGTTCTAACATGACTGGTAGAGAGGGTTTTACAATTGTAAGTTTTCCAGGAACACATAGTTCATTGACTTTTAATTATTTAGCAGATGAAATTTATTGTAATATGGCATTTGGTGCAGAGAACCCATCTTGCTCAAATATTCAAATATGTGAGGGAGAAAGTGTTACACTTACTGCAAGTGGAGGTAGTTCTTATTTATGGAGTCCTGCAACAGGTTTAGACACTACAACAGGTAATAAGGTAGTAGCTTCTCCAACTGTAACCACCACATATTCAGTAATTGATACCAGCAATTCATGTGCAGAGCCAACCACAGTATTGGTTACTGTAAATTCTGCTGCAACTGCACCTACAGTAGTTTCTACTCAATCATTGTGTGCAAGTAATACGGTTTCAGATTTACAAGCTACACTAGCAAATGATCATACATTAGAATGGTATGCTAGTGCTTCGGGTGGCTCTCCTCTACAAAACTCATTACCCTTAACTCTTGGAAGTACTTACTATGCTCAAGCAGTAAATGCTAGCGGCTGTGAAAGTAGTAGGGTGGCGGTAAAGGTTATTGACGATATTTCTCCAACTATAATTACTAAAGACATAACCGTTGAATTAGATAGCTTAGGAAAAGCAACTATTAGTGCTGATCAAATTGACAACGGATCATCAGATAATTGTAAAATTGTTAGCAGAACTGTTACTCCAAATTCATTTACAAGGTCAGAAATTGGAGCAAATACTGTTACTTTAACAGTTACTGATGGATATGGAAATGTATCTACACAGACTGCCACAGTTACTATTAAAGAAACATTACCACCCCTGGTTAAAACCAAAGATATTACAGTTCAGTTAAATATCTCTGGCAATATCACTATACAGCCTTCAGATGTAGATAATGGTTCTTCAGATTTATATGGAATTAGTGATATTTCGGTGACTCCAAGCTCGTTTAATTGTTCAAACGTCGGTAATAATACAGTAGTTTTAAGTGTTACTAGTATTTCTGGAATTACGGCTACAAAAACAGCCATCGTTAAAGTTGAAGATAAAATGGCTCCGATAATAGCAACTAAAGATATAGTAGTTCAGTTAGATATAAACGGAAACGCTACAATACAAGCTTCAGATGTCAATAATAATTCAAGCGATAATTGTACAATAGCAACTACTGTTGTTAGTCCAAATTCATTTACATCAACAGATGTAGGTGTTAATACTGTTATTTTAACAGTTACAGATAGTCAAGGAAATAAAGCTACCAAAACAGCTATGGTTACGGTAGAAGATAAGTTAAAGCCTTTGGTTGTTACTAAAAATATTAATGTTGAATTAGATGCCGATGGAAAAGCGGTTATAAAAGCTTCAGATATAGATAATGGTTCATCAGATAATTCAGCAATACAAAGTATTACGGTTAGCCCAAGTTCATTTGATTGTTCAAATATCGGTGTAAATACAGTTACTTTAACCGTTACAGACGTTCATGGAAATGTTGCTACCAAAACAGCAATAGTAGAGGTAACTTCTAACGGAGTTGATACAGATAACGATGGGGTAAAAGATAATTGTGACCCAGACGATGATAACGATGGAACGCCCGATACAGATGATGCTTTTCCTTTAGATGATAAAGAAGACAAGGACACCGACAACGATGGTATTGGTGATAATTCTGACTCAGACATTGATGGTGATGGTATTAACAACGATAAAGATGCCGATGTTGATGGCGATGGAATTTTAGACAACGGAGAAGATACTGATGGCGATGGCGTTAATGATGATAATGACCCAGACATTGATGGTGATGGTATTAACAACGATGAAGATGTTGATGTAAATGGTGATGGAATTTTAGACAACGGAACAGATAATGATGGCGATGGTATTAATGATGCCGGTGATACAGATGATGATAATGACGGAGTGTTAGATAGTACAGACAATTGTCAGTTTGTATACAATCCTGGTCAAGAAGATCGAGACTATGATGGTAAGGGCGATGTTTGCGATACCCAAGAGATTAACATTTCAGAAGCCTTTACACCAAATGGAGATGGCAAAAATGATAGGTGGATGATTTACAACATCGAGAATTATCCGAACAATATGGTAAAAGTATTCAACCGTTGGGGACAACAAATTTATGCCAAGAAAGGATATCAAAACACTTGGGATGGTTCTCATAAAGGCAACGGAGCTACCGCAGTAGTTAATGGTGCTTCGTACTACTATCAAATAGATTTAGATGGCGATGGTATGGTAGATTATCAAGGTTGGATATACATTACACAATAA